In one Juglans regia cultivar Chandler chromosome 11, Walnut 2.0, whole genome shotgun sequence genomic region, the following are encoded:
- the LOC109005193 gene encoding spindle and kinetochore-associated protein 2 — protein sequence MEHSHEHHQATDSLVNLFTKANHDLTVVQHRLEKEFQQVYPDNANPMKLVSRIKKIQEDLLTLKEQCHELLAAKQDLIDKAQTTLVGNRSLLQRMQASVGIPFTSDSDDPAYANFNQVVDEWAVQVRSRTGDEQHESDSKDINKLLFSAIVQTN from the exons atggagcACAGTCACGAACACCATCAAGCAACGGACAGCTTGGTGAACCTCTTCACAAAGGCGAACCACGATCTGACCGTGGTTCAGCACAGGCTCGAGAAGGAGTTTCAACAAGTGTACCCAGACAAT GCAAATCCAATGAAATTAGTGTCTAGAATAAAGAAGATACAAGAAGATCTGTTGACCTTGAAAGAACAGTGTCATGAACTTCTGGCTGCCAAACAG GATTTGATTGATAAGGCTCAAACCACTCTTGTGGGGAACAGAAGTTTGCTGCAGCGGATGCAAGCTTCTGTGGGCATCCCCTTCACCAGTGATTCTGATGACCCTGCGTATGCTAATTTCAACCAG GTCGTTGATGAGTGGGCAGTTCAAGTCAGATCCAGGACAG GGGATGAGCAGCACGAATCGGACTCTAAGGATATCAACAAATTACTCTTCTCAGCCATAGTTCAAACCAACTGA
- the LOC109005195 gene encoding zinc finger CCCH domain-containing protein 22, with protein MVSLGHAQPLAWSEFWSKDERTCSYFSQHTPTEKSTPLSEDKDLPPPAKLRLKMGSEEERLLENQLEFQLQDQRDSLATLNEALASDPANPELLSVHEELVQAIKDAEEGLFHLKRARLLREADSALHGFNPTSEDVKVEPLDSADIETEPLEEQICSVGSKCRFRHTDGRWYTGRVVESDSFDSAKISFLTPTAENMLMCKFFLQQRCRFGTNCRLSHGVDVPMSSLKKYIPTIWDQSLVGSSIWAISDSKSGIWREAELESWDDKLGEGQVVFRDDGSSAKLGPDAISLSEYAQVSDDEESDSSSEQSDSSNYEEDSQGIGFLESTTQQRGIQTETTIFAKWENHTRGIASKMMANMGYRDGMGLGASGQGMLNPINVKVLPPKQSLDHALESCEGEETNESQGKKRSRGGKRKRDKKFAALARAAKEEKELRPDVFSLINNQLAMHSEALNGGSGKKHQNRGSGEGKKVDRRALIAYDDEVKDLRMRIEKLEEMVNRNRKEKVVYEAAMRKLNETRKALAEAEAAQASASNAVVSGEKEKRWLKF; from the exons ATGGTGAGTCTAGGCCACGCACAACCTCTCGCATGGTCCGAATTCTGGTCCAAAGACGAACGTACGTGTTCTTATTTCTCACAGCACACTCCTACGGAGAAAAGCACCCCTCTCTCCGAAGACAAAGACCTTCCCCCTCCGGCGAAACTTCGACTTAAAATGGGGAGCGAGGAAGAGAGACTTCTAGAGAACCAGCTAGAATTTCAATTGCAAGATCAAAGAGATTCACTTGCTACTCTAAACGAAGCCCTAGCCTCTGACCCCGCCAATCCCGAGCTTCTCTCG GTTCATGAGGAGCTTGTTCAGGCAATAAAAGATGCAGAGGAAGGACTTTTTCACCTAAAGCGTGCACGATTGCTACGAGAAGCTGATTCGGCGCTCCATGGTTTCAACCCCACATCTGAGGATGTTAAAGTCGAGCCTCTTGACTCAGCAGACATTGAAACGGAACCACTGGAGGAGCAAATTTGCTCGGTTGGATCAAAATGTAGATTCCGTCACACTGATGGCCGATGGTACACGGGTCGAGTCGTTGAGTCAGACAGTTTTGATTCTGCAAAGATTTCTTTTCTTACACCAACAGCCGAAAATATGTTG ATGTGCAAGTTCTTTCTACAACAACGATGTCGATTCGGTACTAATTGTCGCTTATCACATG GTGTTGATGTCCCAATGTCCTCCTTGAAGAAGTACATCCCAACAATTTGGGATCAGTCACTTGTGGGTTCAAGTATTTGGGCAATATCAGATAGTAAATCTGGCATTTGGAGAGAAGCTGAACTTGAATCGTGGGATGACAAACTTGGAGAAGGGCAAGTTGTTTTCCGAGATGATGGAAGCTCTGCAAAGCTTGGGCCAGATGCAATCTCATTATCTGAATATGCCCAAGTGAGTGATGATGAGGAGAGTGATTCCAGCTCTGAACAGTCTGATTCTAGCAATTATGAAGAAGATTCACAAGGTATAGGGTTTCTTGAAAGCACCACCCAGCAGAGAGGAATCCAGACAGAAACTACCATATTTGCCAAGTGGGAGAATCACACCAGGGGTATAGCTTCAAAAATGATGGCCAATATGGGTTATCGTGACGGGATGGGTTTAGGAGCTTCTGGACAGGGAATGTTGAATCCCATCAATGTGAAGGTCCTTCCACCAAAGCAATCTCTCGATCACGCTCTTGAGTCTTGTGAAGGTGAAGAGACCAACGAGAGTCAAGGGAAGAAGCGGAGCAGAGGTGGTAAGAGGAAACGTGATAAGAAGTTTGCAGCATTGGCTAGGGCTGCAAAGGAAGAAAAGGAATTGCGACCAGATGTCTTTAGTCTTATCAATAACCAACTCGCAATGCATAGTGAAGCTCTAAATGGTGGGTCAGGAAAGAAGCATCAAAATAGAGGTTCTGGGGAGGGGAAGAAAGTAGATAGGCGGGCTCTGATTGCTTATGATGATGAGGTAAAGGACTTGAGGATGCGAATCGAGAAGCTTGAAGAAATGGTTAACAGAAACCGGAAGGAGAAGGTGGTTTACGAAGCTGCCATGAGAAAATTAAACGAGACTCGGAAAGCTTTAGCGGAGGCTGAGGCAGCTCAGGCATCAGCATCTAATGCAGTTGTAagtggagaaaaagaaaaaagatggctCAAGTTTTAA
- the LOC109005197 gene encoding lariat debranching enzyme isoform X2: MRIAVEGCMHGDLDTVYRTLQYAEKKHGFKIDLLLCCGDFQAVRNEEDLESVNVPRKYRSMNSFWKYYSGEELAPYPTIFIGGNHEASNYLWELYYGGWAAPNIYFLGFAGVVKFGNIRIGGLSGIYNSRNYYLGHHERPPYNESTIRSVYHVREYDVQKLMQVEEPIDIFLSHDWPLGITDYGKWEELVRRKPYFKKEIQERTLGSAAAAQLLEKLKPPYWFSAHLHCKFAALVQHGEGGPLTKFLALDKCLPGRPFLQILELESEPGPYEIQYDEEWLAITRRTVDLLKEECHQWVGSRLQERGAKPFEFVQTVPCYNPSQSGSSGSFSGYPRNPQTESFLQFLELPYLLDNMSEPKDLSYSPASLLQSDILPSCWPCLRDCCRNCLPLSPMEVFLQVAALKTGSKLGSFDDNSEAIPIDDVDELEELAEEVDDEET; the protein is encoded by the exons ATGAGGATAGCAGTAGAAGGTTGTATGCATGGCGACCTCGACACCGTCTATAGAACCCTACAGTACGCAGAAAAGAAACACGGCTTCAAAATAGACCTCCTCCTCTGCTGCGGCGACTTTCAg GCTGTGAGGAATGAAGAGGATCTTGAGAGCGTAAACGTGCCAAGAAAGTACCGTTCCATGAACTCGTTCTGGAAGTACTATTCGGGTGAAGAGCTCGCTCCGTATCCTACTATCTTCATCGGCGGAAACCACGAGGCATCCAATTACTTGTGGGAATT GTACTATGGAGGATGGGCAGCgcctaatatatattttttgggatttgcTGGGGTGGTCAAGTTCGGGAACATTCGCATTGGTGGACTTTCTGGAATTTACAACTCACGCAATTATTATTTAG GACACCATGAAAGGCCTCCTTATAATGAGAGTACAATCAGATCTGTGTATCATGTTCGTGAATACGATGTCCAAAAACTCATGCAAGTTGAGGAACCgattgatatttttctttcacatgATTGGCCTCTTGGCATCACTGATTATGGGAAGTGGGAGGAGCTTGTTCGACGCAAACCATATTTCAAGAAGGAG aTTCAAGAAAGGACTCTTGGAAGTGCAGCAGCTGCTCAACTGCTTGAAAAATTGAAACCACCTTATTGGTTTTCAGCTCATCTACACTGCAAATTTGCTGCTCTTGTTCAGCATGGGGAAGGTGGCCCCCTGACAAAATTTCTTGCACTTGATAAATGTCTTCCTGGGCGCCCATTTTTACAG ATACTTGAACTCGAATCAGAGCCTGGACCCTATGAGATCCAGTATGATGAAGAATGGCTAGCAATAACGAGGAG GACTGTTGATCTTCTAAAGGAAGAATGTCATCAATGGGTCGGGAGCAGGCTACAAGAAAGAGGGGCCAAACCTTTTGAGTTTGTTCAAACAGTTCCATGTTACAATCCCTCTCAATCTGGTTCCAGTGGTTCCTTTTCTG GATACCCCAGGAATCCTCAAACAGAGTCTTTCTTGCAGTTTCTAGAACTTCCTTATCTTCTTGATAACATGTCAGAACCCAAGGACCTATCCTACAGTCCTGCTTCCTTGCTTCAAAGTG ATATATTGCCTTCTTGTTGGCCATGCTTACGAGACTGTTGCCGAAACTGCTTACCCTTATCTCCTATGGAAGTATTCCTGCAAGTAGCAGCTCTTAAAACTGGTTCAAAGTTGG GTTCTTTTGATGACAACAGTGAAGCCATTCCCATTGATGATGTAGATGAACTGGAAGAACTTGCAGAAGAAGTTGATGATGAGGAAACCTGA
- the LOC109005192 gene encoding VQ motif-containing protein 33-like has product MEKHNTMTSSPASPTATTFVQADANTFRDLVQKLTGSSAVSEKLPVTLPSKLSSKAFTPGDPTAPRRSPFKLHERRHTHTMRKLEIKLGLTTLRNNSHSHDSPRQNNRFDSPVHCPVTPLRSESLYRMSSGTESPSSPAISDEDKAIADKGFYLHPSPLSTPRGIEPPELLTLFPLSSPSQQTRES; this is encoded by the coding sequence atGGAAAAACACAACACAATGACTTCGTCCCCGGCATCACCTACGGCAACAACCTTTGTGCAAGCCGACGCAAACACCTTCAGAGACCTTGTCCAAAAGCTCACCGGTTCCTCCGCTGTCTCGGAGAAGCTTCCCGTTACCCTTCCTTCAAAACTCTCCTCCAAGGCCTTCACTCCCGGTGATCCCACGGCCCCTCGCCGGTCACCCTTCAAGCTCCATGAGCGGAGACATACCCACACCATGAGAAAGCTCGAAATCAAGCTGGGCCTCACCACCCTCCGCAACAACTCACATAGCCACGACTCGCCCCGACAAAACAACCGATTTGACTCACCGGTTCACTGTCCTGTCACCCCCCTCAGGTCCGAGTCACTGTACCGAATGAGTTCAGGTACCGAGTCTCCGTCATCCCCGGCCATCTCGGACGAGGATAAGGCTATAGCCGATAAGGGATTTTACTTGCACCCATCGCCGCTGAGTACGCCGAGAGGCATCGAGCCGCCAGAGCTCTTGACCTTATTCCCACTGAGTTCGCCGAGTCAACAAACACGAGAGTCGTAA
- the LOC109005191 gene encoding uncharacterized protein LOC109005191: MRSCCTRPAIVPTPIENNTFGSPIAFRVLVPHARNTTARSATSRVSVVRASMVDSYGSSFDFVNRIEKTWLISQQPRPVGCSSCNSNGHVECKWCGGTGFFILGDNMLCQVPSRNTSCVICGGMGSMCCSDCKGTGFRAKWLGEPPISK; the protein is encoded by the exons atgaGGAGCTGTTGTACTAGGCCTGCGATTGTGCCGACACCAATTGAAAATAATACCTTCGGGTCTCCGATTGCCTTTCGGGTCCTTGTTCCTCATGCTAGAAACACCACCGCAAGGTCCGCCACTTCTAGGGTTTCAGTTGTCCGGGCTTCTATGGTGGACTCGTACGGTAGCTCCTTCGATTTCGTCAACCGCATCGAGAAAACCTGGTTAATCTCTCAG CAACCAAGGCCAGTTGGTTGTTCTTCTTGCAACTCAAATGGGCATGTTGAATGTAAATGGTGTGGTGGTACAGGCTTCTTTATTCTTGGTGATAACATGCTCTGCCAAGTACCTTCAAGAAACACCAGTTGCGTTATTTGTGGTGGAATG GGATCAATGTGTTGCTCGGATTGTAAGGGAACAGGTTTTCGTGCCAAGTGGTTAGGAGAGCCTCCTATTTCCAAGTAG
- the LOC109005199 gene encoding peroxidase 46-like, whose protein sequence is METRPDVFSVLLFIVVLHSVAASPSYSSSSSANLSFTFYAASCPSAEFMVRNTVRSASSVDPTIPGKLLRLLFHDCFVEGCDASVLLQGNGTEQSDPANRSLGGFSVIDSAKRVLEIFCPGTVSCADIVVLAARDAVEMAGGPAIQIPTGRRDGMVSAASNVRPNIVDTSFSVDEMIKLFSSKGMSLNDLVTLSGAHTIGTAHCSAFSDRFQKDSKGKLTLIDTSLNSTYADELIKQCPADSSPSVLVNNDPDTSFMFDNQYYRNLLSHRGLFQSDSVLFNDERTRKQVEDFANDQVGFFESWGQSFFKLTSIGVKTGDEGEIRRSCSATNT, encoded by the exons ATGGAGACAAGACCTGATGTTTTTTCTGTGCTACTCTTCATTGTTGTTCTGCACTCAGTTGCTGCTTCcccttcttattcttcttcttcttctgccaATCTCTCATTTACATTCTATGCAGCTTCATGTCCTTCTGCTGAGTTTATGGTCAGAAACACAGTGAGATCAGCTTCTTCTGTCGACCCAACTATCCCTGGGAAACTCCTTCGCTTGCTGTTCCACGATTGCTTCGTGGAG GGTTGTGATGCATCTGTGCTGTTGCAAGGAAACGGGACAGAGCAAAGTGATCCAGCAAACAGATCTCTCGGAGGATTTTCTGTAATAGATTCGGCTAAAAGAGTGCTCGAAATCTTCTGTCCAGGAACTGTTTCTTGCGCTGATATTGTTGTTTTGGCTGCTAGAGATGCTGTTGAGATG GCTGGCGGACCAGCAATTCAGATTCCAACAGGTAGGAGAGATGGGATGGTTTCAGCAGCTTCAAACGTCAGGCCCAATATTGTTGATACGAGTTTTTCAGTGGATGAGATGATAAAGCTCTTCTCTTCTAAAGGGATGTCCTTAAATGACCTTGTGACCCTTTCAG GAGCTCACACCATTGGAACAGCTCATTGCAGTGCATTCAGTGATCGATTTCAAAAGGACTCCAAAGGGAAGCTCACACTCATTGACACATCCCTTAACAGTACTTATGCAGACGAGTTAATCAAACAATGCCCTGCAGATTCGAGCCCTTCTGTACTCGTTAATAATGATCCCGATACATCCTTCATGTTTGACAACCAGTACTACCGAAATCTTTTATCCCATAGAGGGCTATTCCAATCAGATTCTGTTCTCTTCAACGATGAAAGAACCAGGAAACAAGTAGAGGATTTCGCAAATGACCAAGTTGGTTTTTTCGAGAGTTGGGGTCAGTCATTTTTTAAGCTTACTAGCATTGGAGTGAAAACAGGTGACGAAGGTGAAATTCGAAGATCTTGTTCAGCAACAAACACGTAA
- the LOC109005194 gene encoding protein TIC 55, chloroplastic, with the protein MASSCISSATTSTHFTSHTSQPKMALLCSFPSHNPLLSFSLSTPPAHKLIVPVPPLLYLSQPHRQPLLVRKSNSKCGAVADIKAVPPIDANQEEEEEEEEGDHKVLVGPGSEEERRGERVVADYDWTEEWYPLYLAQDVPDDAPLGLTVYDKHVVLYRDGNRQLRCYEDRCPHRLAKLSEGQLIDGRLECLYHGWQFEGDGKCVKIPQLPAEAKIPRSACLRTYEVRDSQGVVWVWMSQKTPPNLNKLPWFENFARPGFQDTSTTHELPYDHSILLENLMDPAHIPISHDRTDWSAKREDAQPLGFEVTERTDRGFAGWWGKAKDKPLPNFLRFEAPCVLQNNRELLDENGEKHYFTGLFLCRPTGQGKSMLIVRFGTTKRSPLAKLFPQWYFHQNGAKVFEQDMGFLSSQNEILMKSKVATKELYLNLKSSDTWVAEYRKWMDKVGHGMPYHFGHSTISLPKEPAVVEHAPAGLVAGVSASAPAKGGIGTMYAPNLANRYFRHVIHCKGCRTVIKAFQAWKNALSVMALTLTALAILVSGRQWKALLLVLATVCSAGAYGCSTAVALNTTNFIRTHRRL; encoded by the exons ATGGCTTCATCTTGCATTTCATCTGCAACAACATCTACTCACTTCACCAGTCACACTTCACAACCAAAAATGGCTTTGCTGTGTTCATTTCCCTCCCACAACCCtttactctctttctctctatcgACCCCGCCTGCCCACAAACTAATTGTACCAGTACCTCCCCTTCTTTATCTTTCACAACCCCACAGACAGCCACTACTTGTAAGAAAAAGCAACAGCAAGTGTGGTGCAGTCGCTGACATCAAAGCTGTGCCTCCAATTGATGCCAAccaggaggaagaggaggaggaggaggaaggtgATCACAAGGTTCTTGTGGGTCCTGGCAGTGAGGAAGAGCGGCGAGGTGAGAGGGTCGTGGCGGACTACGATTGGACGGAAGAATGGTACCCGCTTTACCTCGCCCAGGACGTGCCCGATGACGCACCTCTGGGTCTCACCGTGTATGACAAACATGTCGTCTTGTATCGGGACGGGAATCGGCAGCTTCGCTGTTACGAGGATCGCTGCCCCCACAG GTTAGCAAAGTTATCTGAAGGCCAATTGATTGATGGAAGACTAGAATGTCTGTACCATGGCTGGCAATTTGAAGGTGATGGTAAATGTGTGAAGATACCCCAG CTTCCAGCTGAGGCCAAAATTCCTCGATCAGCTTGCCTCAGAACGTATGAGGTGAGAGACTCACAAGGTGTTGTGTGGGTGTGGATGTCACAGAAGACACCACCGAACCTTAATAAACTACCCTGGTTTGAGAACTTTGCCAGGCCAGGTTTTCAGGATACTTCCACCACCCACGAGCTTCCTTATGATCACTCCATACTTCTTGAGAACCTCATGGATCCCGCCCACATTCCAATTTCACATGACAGAACAGATTGGAGTGCAAAAAGGGAGGATGCTCAACCATTAGGTTTTGAGGTGACTGAACGTACTGATCGAGGATTTGCGGGCTGGTGGGGTAAAGCAAAGGATAAACCTCTGCCAAATTTCTTACGATTTGAAGCACCTTGTGTTCTTCAAAATAACCGGGAACTTCTTGATGAGAATGGGGAGAAGCATTACTTCACAGGCCTATTCCTTTGTAGACCAACTGGGCAAGGGAAATCCATGCTTATTGTAAGGTTTGGAACTACAAAAAGATCCCCCTTGGCGAAGTTGTTCCCACAATGGTACTTCCATCAGAATGGAGCTAAGGTCTTTGAGCAAGATATGGGTTTCCTCTCGTCCCAAAATGAGATTCTAATGAAGTCTAAAGTTGCCACCAAGGAGCTATACCTTAATCTAAAATCCTCTGACACATGGGTAGCTGAATACCGTAAGTGGATGGACAAAGTAGGGCATGGAATGCCTTATCATTTTGGGCACAGCACCATTTCATTGCCCAAGGAGCCTGCTGTGGTGGAACATGCACCGGCTGGACTGGTTGCCGGAGTTTCAGCATCTGCACCAGCTAAGGGAGGGATTGGAACAATGTATGCTCCAAACTTGGCAAACCGGTATTTCCGGCATGTAATCCATTGCAAGGGATGCAGAACAGTCATTAAAGCTTTCCAAGCCTGGAAAAATGCCCTTTCTGTTATGGCTCTTACACTGACCGCATTGGCAATCCTAGTGTCTGGAAGGCAGTGGAAGGCCCTTCTTTTAGTACTGGCAACCGTGTGCTCTGCTGGAGCTTATGGATGCTCAACTGCCGTTGCACTGAATACAACCAACTTCATTAGGACACATAGGAGATTGTAA
- the LOC109005197 gene encoding lariat debranching enzyme isoform X1: MRIAVEGCMHGDLDTVYRTLQYAEKKHGFKIDLLLCCGDFQAVRNEEDLESVNVPRKYRSMNSFWKYYSGEELAPYPTIFIGGNHEASNYLWELYYGGWAAPNIYFLGFAGVVKFGNIRIGGLSGIYNSRNYYLGHHERPPYNESTIRSVYHVREYDVQKLMQVEEPIDIFLSHDWPLGITDYGKWEELVRRKPYFKKEIQERTLGSAAAAQLLEKLKPPYWFSAHLHCKFAALVQHGEGGPLTKFLALDKCLPGRPFLQILELESEPGPYEIQYDEEWLAITRRFNSIFPLTRRRANFGTVDLLKEECHQWVGSRLQERGAKPFEFVQTVPCYNPSQSGSSGSFSGYPRNPQTESFLQFLELPYLLDNMSEPKDLSYSPASLLQSDILPSCWPCLRDCCRNCLPLSPMEVFLQVAALKTGSKLGSFDDNSEAIPIDDVDELEELAEEVDDEET; encoded by the exons ATGAGGATAGCAGTAGAAGGTTGTATGCATGGCGACCTCGACACCGTCTATAGAACCCTACAGTACGCAGAAAAGAAACACGGCTTCAAAATAGACCTCCTCCTCTGCTGCGGCGACTTTCAg GCTGTGAGGAATGAAGAGGATCTTGAGAGCGTAAACGTGCCAAGAAAGTACCGTTCCATGAACTCGTTCTGGAAGTACTATTCGGGTGAAGAGCTCGCTCCGTATCCTACTATCTTCATCGGCGGAAACCACGAGGCATCCAATTACTTGTGGGAATT GTACTATGGAGGATGGGCAGCgcctaatatatattttttgggatttgcTGGGGTGGTCAAGTTCGGGAACATTCGCATTGGTGGACTTTCTGGAATTTACAACTCACGCAATTATTATTTAG GACACCATGAAAGGCCTCCTTATAATGAGAGTACAATCAGATCTGTGTATCATGTTCGTGAATACGATGTCCAAAAACTCATGCAAGTTGAGGAACCgattgatatttttctttcacatgATTGGCCTCTTGGCATCACTGATTATGGGAAGTGGGAGGAGCTTGTTCGACGCAAACCATATTTCAAGAAGGAG aTTCAAGAAAGGACTCTTGGAAGTGCAGCAGCTGCTCAACTGCTTGAAAAATTGAAACCACCTTATTGGTTTTCAGCTCATCTACACTGCAAATTTGCTGCTCTTGTTCAGCATGGGGAAGGTGGCCCCCTGACAAAATTTCTTGCACTTGATAAATGTCTTCCTGGGCGCCCATTTTTACAG ATACTTGAACTCGAATCAGAGCCTGGACCCTATGAGATCCAGTATGATGAAGAATGGCTAGCAATAACGAGGAGGTTTAACTCTATCTTTCCTTTGACCAGAAGACGTGCAAATTTTGG GACTGTTGATCTTCTAAAGGAAGAATGTCATCAATGGGTCGGGAGCAGGCTACAAGAAAGAGGGGCCAAACCTTTTGAGTTTGTTCAAACAGTTCCATGTTACAATCCCTCTCAATCTGGTTCCAGTGGTTCCTTTTCTG GATACCCCAGGAATCCTCAAACAGAGTCTTTCTTGCAGTTTCTAGAACTTCCTTATCTTCTTGATAACATGTCAGAACCCAAGGACCTATCCTACAGTCCTGCTTCCTTGCTTCAAAGTG ATATATTGCCTTCTTGTTGGCCATGCTTACGAGACTGTTGCCGAAACTGCTTACCCTTATCTCCTATGGAAGTATTCCTGCAAGTAGCAGCTCTTAAAACTGGTTCAAAGTTGG GTTCTTTTGATGACAACAGTGAAGCCATTCCCATTGATGATGTAGATGAACTGGAAGAACTTGCAGAAGAAGTTGATGATGAGGAAACCTGA
- the LOC109005197 gene encoding lariat debranching enzyme isoform X3 codes for MRIAVEGCMHGDLDTVYRTLQYAEKKHGFKIDLLLCCGDFQAVRNEEDLESVNVPRKYRSMNSFWKYYSGEELAPYPTIFIGGNHEASNYLWELYYGGWAAPNIYFLGFAGVVKFGNIRIGGLSGIYNSRNYYLGHHERPPYNESTIRSVYHVREYDVQKLMQVEEPIDIFLSHDWPLGITDYGKWEELVRRKPYFKKEIQERTLGSAAAAQLLEKLKPPYWFSAHLHCKFAALVQHGEGGPLTKFLALDKCLPGRPFLQILELESEPGPYEIQYDEEWLAITRRFNSIFPLTRRRANFGTVDLLKEECHQWVGSRLQERGAKPFEFVQTVPCYNPSQSGSSGSFSGYPRNPQTESFLQFLELPYLLDNMSEPKDLSYSPASLLQSGSFDDNSEAIPIDDVDELEELAEEVDDEET; via the exons ATGAGGATAGCAGTAGAAGGTTGTATGCATGGCGACCTCGACACCGTCTATAGAACCCTACAGTACGCAGAAAAGAAACACGGCTTCAAAATAGACCTCCTCCTCTGCTGCGGCGACTTTCAg GCTGTGAGGAATGAAGAGGATCTTGAGAGCGTAAACGTGCCAAGAAAGTACCGTTCCATGAACTCGTTCTGGAAGTACTATTCGGGTGAAGAGCTCGCTCCGTATCCTACTATCTTCATCGGCGGAAACCACGAGGCATCCAATTACTTGTGGGAATT GTACTATGGAGGATGGGCAGCgcctaatatatattttttgggatttgcTGGGGTGGTCAAGTTCGGGAACATTCGCATTGGTGGACTTTCTGGAATTTACAACTCACGCAATTATTATTTAG GACACCATGAAAGGCCTCCTTATAATGAGAGTACAATCAGATCTGTGTATCATGTTCGTGAATACGATGTCCAAAAACTCATGCAAGTTGAGGAACCgattgatatttttctttcacatgATTGGCCTCTTGGCATCACTGATTATGGGAAGTGGGAGGAGCTTGTTCGACGCAAACCATATTTCAAGAAGGAG aTTCAAGAAAGGACTCTTGGAAGTGCAGCAGCTGCTCAACTGCTTGAAAAATTGAAACCACCTTATTGGTTTTCAGCTCATCTACACTGCAAATTTGCTGCTCTTGTTCAGCATGGGGAAGGTGGCCCCCTGACAAAATTTCTTGCACTTGATAAATGTCTTCCTGGGCGCCCATTTTTACAG ATACTTGAACTCGAATCAGAGCCTGGACCCTATGAGATCCAGTATGATGAAGAATGGCTAGCAATAACGAGGAGGTTTAACTCTATCTTTCCTTTGACCAGAAGACGTGCAAATTTTGG GACTGTTGATCTTCTAAAGGAAGAATGTCATCAATGGGTCGGGAGCAGGCTACAAGAAAGAGGGGCCAAACCTTTTGAGTTTGTTCAAACAGTTCCATGTTACAATCCCTCTCAATCTGGTTCCAGTGGTTCCTTTTCTG GATACCCCAGGAATCCTCAAACAGAGTCTTTCTTGCAGTTTCTAGAACTTCCTTATCTTCTTGATAACATGTCAGAACCCAAGGACCTATCCTACAGTCCTGCTTCCTTGCTTCAAAGTG GTTCTTTTGATGACAACAGTGAAGCCATTCCCATTGATGATGTAGATGAACTGGAAGAACTTGCAGAAGAAGTTGATGATGAGGAAACCTGA